ACAGCGCGCGGCGTCGGAGTTGTTCAGCAGCATGGTGCTGCAGGCGGTGCGCGACGAGGACTACGCGGTCGGCCGCACCATCCAGGACGGTTTGAAATCCGGCGCCAACCTCGACTTCCTGTTCGGCCGCAACGAGCCGGCCGTGCAGAACTATCACAACACCATCGCGCGACTGATGGCCGGCGCCTCGCGCTGAACGCCGCACAGGATTTCCGGATACCCGCCATGAGCACGAACAAACCGCAGAACCTCGAACATCTCGCCCGGCAGTTCGACATCGACGACCCGCTGTTCGCGACGCACTTCGAAGACGTGCTCGAACACCTGGTGGCGAAATGCCCGGTGGCGCACAGCACGGTCGGGCCCGGCTACCGCGTGTTCAATCGCTATCGTGATGTCAGGCGCTGCGCGATGGACTGGCGCAGCTTCAGCAGCGCCGACGGCTGGATGTTGAATCCGCCGGAAGGCAACATCGCCATCCTGCCCGAGGATCTCGACCCGCCCTATCACACCGAGTGGCGGCGCGCGCTCAACAGCTTCTTCACCGCCGGCGCCTGCGAAGCGCTGGAGGCGCCGGCGCGCGCCTATGCCGCCGAACTGGTCGAACGCTTCGCGGCGCGCGGCGAGTGCGAATTCGTCGCCGACTTCGCCGCGCAGTTGCCGGGCCTCATCCTGTTCAAACACATCCTGCCGGTGCCGGTCGCCGAACTGCCGACCTTGTTCAACGACATCGACGTCTATTCCTTCGGCCCCATGGATCAGCGTGCCGACGCCTTCGGTCGCGTCTACACCTACCTGCAGGGCTTTCTCGAACAGCGCGCCCGGGAGCCATCTCGCGGCGGTGACATCGTCGACGTGATACTCGCCGGCGTCGACAAGGACGGCGCGCCCTGCTCGTGGGAAGACAAGATCCACGTGGTGCTGGACGTGGTGTTCGCCGGCCTCGCCACCACCACCCACGCCATCTCGGGCGCTATCTATGCACTTGCCACGGACCCCTCGATACGCGCAGCCTTGGCGCGTGACCCGGCGCGCATGCATACCGCCGTCGAGGAAACGGTGCGTCTCTATGCGCCGGTGGTGGCGGTGGGTCGCAGCGTGCGCCAGGACTGCGAGGTGGCGGGCGAGCAGCTCAAGGCCGGCGATCGCGTGGCGTTGAACTACGCCGCCGCATCACGCGACCCGGAAGTGTGCACGCAGCCGGAACGTTTCGACATCGAGCGCGAGGAAGTGGTGCACACCGCGTTCGGCGTCGGCCCGCATCGCTGCCTGGGTGAACACCTGGCGCGGCTCGAGATCCGCGTGGCGGTGGAAGAATTCCTGAAGCGCATTCCGGATTTCGAACTGGCGCCCGGCACGCAGCCGGTATACGAGAGTGGGCAGTTGCGCACCATGAAGAATCTTCATTTGCGCTGGCAAGTGGCCTAGTCTCCCCGTAGGTGCGAATTCATTCGCACATTGAATTGCCAGGGTCGACGCAGCGCCGCGCGGTTCAATGTGCGAATGAATTCGCACCTACAACATTGGCAAGCTTCCGAGCCGCAGGAGCCGCTTGATGAAAACCCTCACCATCAACCGCCAGCAGCGCGAACTCGATTCTCCCGATGACACCCCACTGCTGTGGGTCCTGCGCGACGAGCTCGGCCTGACCGGCACCAAGTACGGCTGCGG
The nucleotide sequence above comes from Pseudomonadota bacterium. Encoded proteins:
- a CDS encoding cytochrome P450, producing the protein MSTNKPQNLEHLARQFDIDDPLFATHFEDVLEHLVAKCPVAHSTVGPGYRVFNRYRDVRRCAMDWRSFSSADGWMLNPPEGNIAILPEDLDPPYHTEWRRALNSFFTAGACEALEAPARAYAAELVERFAARGECEFVADFAAQLPGLILFKHILPVPVAELPTLFNDIDVYSFGPMDQRADAFGRVYTYLQGFLEQRAREPSRGGDIVDVILAGVDKDGAPCSWEDKIHVVLDVVFAGLATTTHAISGAIYALATDPSIRAALARDPARMHTAVEETVRLYAPVVAVGRSVRQDCEVAGEQLKAGDRVALNYAAASRDPEVCTQPERFDIEREEVVHTAFGVGPHRCLGEHLARLEIRVAVEEFLKRIPDFELAPGTQPVYESGQLRTMKNLHLRWQVA